From the genome of Methanofollis sp. UBA420:
CATTGGCGATGACCGCGAAGGAGAGGCCCATGTCCCCGATCGCCACCGCCATCCAGAGGGTGACGAGGCCGGGGACGGCGAGGACGGCGATCCCGGTCTTCACGGCGATGGAGACGGCCACGTTCTGGCGGACCACCCTCATGGTCTTCCTGCTCAGGTTGATGAGGGTCTCGATGCCGGCGACGCGGTCGTGCATCAGGACGACGTCCGCGGTCTCGATGGCGATGTCCGATCCGATCGCCCCCATGGCGATGCCGACGCCGGCGCGGGCCAGGGCGGGAGCGTCGTTGACGCCGTCGCCGACCATGACCACCTCACCGAAGCGGCCGGTCAGGTCTTCGACGGCCTGCACCTTCTCAGCAGGCAGGAGTCCGGCCCTGTACTCGTCGATACCGAGGCGGCCCGCGACCGCCGCCGCGACCCTCTCGTTGTCCCCGGTGAGCATCACCGTCCTGATGCCGCGGGCCCGGAGACCAGCGACCGTGGCGGCGGCGTCCTCCCTGATGGTGTCCATCAGCCCGATCAGGCCGATCACCCTGCCGCCGTCGCTGACGAGTACGACGGTCTGGCCCGCGGCCTCAAGCCGTCCTTTCTCCTCCTCCCACGCGCTCTCCACGTCGGGGAAGAGGCGGCCGTTCCCGAGGGCACAGGCCCGGCCGCCGAGGGTGCCGCGCACGCCCGAGCCCGGGACCGCAGAAAAACCCTCGACAGGCCCGGCCTCGACCCCGGCCTCCCGCGCCTTCGCCATCACCGCGGCGGCGATGGGGTGGCCTGACCCGGTCTCCAGGCTGGCGGCGATCTGGAGGATTTCCCTCTCGCCTGCGTTGCCGGACCCCTTCACCTCTGTCACCTGCAGGCGCCCGGTGGTCAGGGTTCCGGTCTTGTCGAAGACGACGACCCGCGCCCGGCCCACGGTCTCCAGGTAGTCGCTCCCCTTGATCAGGATCCCCTGCCTGGCTGCGGCCGTGATCCCTGAGACCATCGAGACAGGTGTCGAGAGGGCGAGGGCGCAGGGGCAGGCGATGACAAGCAGGGAGAGGGCGCGGTAGACCGAGTCGGCAAAGGGGACTCCGAAGACGAGGGGCAGGAGAGCGGTGACCGCGAGGGCTCCGGCGATGACCACCGGGGTGTAGACCCGTGCGAACGTCTCGATGAACCTCTCCGTCCTCGACCGCCGCTGCTGCGCCTCCTCTACATAGGCGGCGACGCGTGCGAGGGTGCTCTCTGTGTCCGGCCTCGTCACCTCCACCTCAAGAGAACCCTCCAGGTTCTGTGTCCCGGCGAAGACTTCGTCGCCGATCTCTTTTGCGGCGGGGACACTCTCGCCTGTCAGGGCCGCCTGGTCCACGGCCGAGGCCCCGGACACCACGACGCCGTCGAGGGGGATCTGGTCGCCCTGCCTGACCAGCACGTGCTCGCCGACCCCGACCTCATGGACCTCCACCGTCGTCCATCTCCCGTCCCGGTGCACCAGCGCGTTCACCGGCGCAAGGGAGAAGAGGTCCGCGACCGACCGGCGCGCCCTCTCCGTTGCACGGGCTTCGAGGAGTTCTGCGGCAGCAAAGAGGACGAGGACGGTCGCACCTTCAGCCGGGTGGCCGATCAGGAAGGCCCCTGCGGCCGCGATGCCGATGAGAACCTCCATCGTGAACCTGAGCCTGAGGAGCGAGCGGAGAGCGCTTTTCAGGAGGTCATACCCCACGACGAGCGCCGAGAGGACGAAGAGCAGGAGAGCCCCCTCCCCGTATGGTGTCGCACTGTCGACGACCAGACCTGCGGCCAGGAGGACGGCCGCTCCGGCGATGAGCGCAACCTCGTGTCGCCCGTGGCCCTCTTCCTCTTCGTGGTGTGGGCCGCAGGCCGCACAGCTGCAGCCGCCGCCTTCACTCCCGTGCATGTGCGGCCCCCGCCCTGAGCAGGTCGGTCACGTGGTCGTCGGCGAGGGCATAATACGCCACCTTTCCCTCCTTCCTGAAAGTCACC
Proteins encoded in this window:
- a CDS encoding cation-translocating P-type ATPase — translated: MHGSEGGGCSCAACGPHHEEEEGHGRHEVALIAGAAVLLAAGLVVDSATPYGEGALLLFVLSALVVGYDLLKSALRSLLRLRFTMEVLIGIAAAGAFLIGHPAEGATVLVLFAAAELLEARATERARRSVADLFSLAPVNALVHRDGRWTTVEVHEVGVGEHVLVRQGDQIPLDGVVVSGASAVDQAALTGESVPAAKEIGDEVFAGTQNLEGSLEVEVTRPDTESTLARVAAYVEEAQQRRSRTERFIETFARVYTPVVIAGALAVTALLPLVFGVPFADSVYRALSLLVIACPCALALSTPVSMVSGITAAARQGILIKGSDYLETVGRARVVVFDKTGTLTTGRLQVTEVKGSGNAGEREILQIAASLETGSGHPIAAAVMAKAREAGVEAGPVEGFSAVPGSGVRGTLGGRACALGNGRLFPDVESAWEEEKGRLEAAGQTVVLVSDGGRVIGLIGLMDTIREDAAATVAGLRARGIRTVMLTGDNERVAAAVAGRLGIDEYRAGLLPAEKVQAVEDLTGRFGEVVMVGDGVNDAPALARAGVGIAMGAIGSDIAIETADVVLMHDRVAGIETLINLSRKTMRVVRQNVAVSIAVKTGIAVLAVPGLVTLWMAVAIGDMGLSFAVIANALRIPWGRKRFHPTPAETAENQTKPLAVHHDNTL